A region from the Plutella xylostella chromosome 6, ilPluXylo3.1, whole genome shotgun sequence genome encodes:
- the LOC125488684 gene encoding uncharacterized protein LOC125488684 isoform X2, whose amino-acid sequence MLFLPVFLILIVEGVIFTVSMNRAPPCHDYEVMNKMGTPIACEKKCSYTPPADCGMPGAGSSYTAVNPCVCPNGMKRAYNGQCVPEATDCDSLIGVDNVGMCDAFSYLAQDSIYNEMECGAGNGGYTVSNTCYGPNNCCCKYGYLRQNAGSDSGQCIKSADCWTWPGPR is encoded by the exons ATGTTGTTCCTCCCTGTATTCTTAATATTGATTGTAGAAGGCGTGATCTTTACCG TATCAATGAACCGAGCACCGCCGTGTCACGACTACGAAGTAATGAACAAAATGGGGACTCCCATCGCTTGCGAGAAGAAGTGTTCATACACACCACCGGCTGATTGTGGTATGCCGGGAGCGGGATCATCTTATACGGCTGTCAACCCGTGTGTCTGTCCGAATGGTATGAAGAGGGCATACAATGGCCAATGCGTTCCAGAGGCAACGGACTGCGACAGtctaa TTGGCGTTGACAATGTTGGCATGTGTGATGCTTTTTCTTACCTTGCGCAAGATTCCATATATAATGAAATGGAATGTGGAGCCGGCAACGGAGGGTACACAGTCAGTAACACTTGCTATGGTCCTAATAATTGTTGCTGTAAATATGGATATCTCAGACAAAATGCCGGCTCCGACTCCGGCCAATGCATCAAGTCGGCCGACTGTT GGACATGGCCTGGGCCCCGTTAG
- the LOC125488684 gene encoding uncharacterized protein LOC125488684 isoform X1: MLFLPVFLILIVEGVIFTVSMNRAPPCHDYEVMNKMGTPIACEKKCSYTPPADCGMPGAGSSYTAVNPCVCPNGMKRAYNGQCVPEATDCDSLTVGVDNVGMCDAFSYLAQDSIYNEMECGAGNGGYTVSNTCYGPNNCCCKYGYLRQNAGSDSGQCIKSADCWTWPGPR, encoded by the exons ATGTTGTTCCTCCCTGTATTCTTAATATTGATTGTAGAAGGCGTGATCTTTACCG TATCAATGAACCGAGCACCGCCGTGTCACGACTACGAAGTAATGAACAAAATGGGGACTCCCATCGCTTGCGAGAAGAAGTGTTCATACACACCACCGGCTGATTGTGGTATGCCGGGAGCGGGATCATCTTATACGGCTGTCAACCCGTGTGTCTGTCCGAATGGTATGAAGAGGGCATACAATGGCCAATGCGTTCCAGAGGCAACGGACTGCGACAGtctaa CAGTTGGCGTTGACAATGTTGGCATGTGTGATGCTTTTTCTTACCTTGCGCAAGATTCCATATATAATGAAATGGAATGTGGAGCCGGCAACGGAGGGTACACAGTCAGTAACACTTGCTATGGTCCTAATAATTGTTGCTGTAAATATGGATATCTCAGACAAAATGCCGGCTCCGACTCCGGCCAATGCATCAAGTCGGCCGACTGTT GGACATGGCCTGGGCCCCGTTAG